The Gopherus flavomarginatus isolate rGopFla2 chromosome 20, rGopFla2.mat.asm, whole genome shotgun sequence region tccctcccagccctcacccctcagcccccactcccctccccaagccaagaacccaggaatcctggctcccagcctcccctgctctaaccaccagcccccactcccctcccagagctggggagagaacccaggagtcctggctcccagcccccactcccctccccgagccggggagagaacccaggagtcctggctcccagctcccactgctctcaccaccaggccccactcccctcccagagccgggagagaacccaggagtcctggctcccagaccccccagctctaaccccccagcccccactctcctccctgagccagggagagaacccaggagtcctggctctcagaccccccagctctaaccccccagcccccactcccctccctgagccggggagagaacccaggagtcctccctcccagccctcacccctcagcccccactcccctccccaagccaagaacccaggaatcctggctcccagcctcccctgctctaaccaccagcccccactcccctcccagagccagggagagaacccaggagccctggctctcagaccccccagctcccactcccctctccaagccaagaacccaggagtcctgcctcccagccctccctgctctaaccctctacatctcactcccctcccagtatCTAGCATGTCTCACAAACCTCCCCACCCTAGGCCACAGCCCCTGCCATTGTCCAaacttcctccccagctccccccgcACCAGGTATAAGAGGGACCCGCCCagccccacctgcaccctttgAATTTCACAGCCCAggtaacagcagcagctgctctgccacCAGCGAACACCAGGTAGGGCGGCCTGGCTGAGGTCTCAGGGGCCGAGTGCCAAGAACCCCAGTCTTAGCTTCAGCCtctgagtgaggggcaccgccagggctgggcagggctgggctagtaggggctgcgggtcgggagtgaggggcgccggcagagctgggggggagggaggcccagggctgggctaaagaggggctgcaggttgggagtgaggggcactggcagggattggggggggcaggggctgcgggtcgggagtgaggggcaccagcagagctgggcaggctcTCTCAACGCAGGCTAGTTGTCAGGGTCCAGGCCCTCAGGACTCTGGGACATTCGCTTTTCGGTTCTGGCCGCAGCCTCAGGTTCTGTCCCCGTTTGATTTGTTGGCTGAGCTGCCAGAACCCAATGTAATGGCCTGGCAATGGCACAGCCCAGctccaccggtgcccctcactcctgacccgcagcccctgctagcccagcccagggctccccccagctctgccggtgtccctcactcccagcctgcagcccctgctcccctccagctctgccggtgcccctcactcccaacctgcagcccctgctcccccccagctctgccggtgcccctcactcccaacccgcagcccctgctagcccagcccagggctccccccagctctgccggtgtcTCTcactcccagcctgcagcccctgctcccctccagctctgccggtgcccctcactcccaacctgcagcccctgctcccctccagctctgccggtgcccctcactcccaacctgcagcccctgctaccccccagctccaccggtgcccctcactcccgacccgcagcccctgctagcccagcccagggctccccccagctctgctggtgtccctcactcacaacctgcagcccctgctcccccccagctctgccggtgcccctcactctcgacctgcagcccctgctcccccccagctctgccggtgcccctcactcccaacctgcagcccctgctagcccggccctgggctccccccagctctgccggtgcccctcactctcgacccgcagccctgCTAGCCCGGCCCCAAATTGCAGCAAAGATCCTTCAGTTCCTTGTTTGTTTGCCTGGGGTGTGACCTCCTGGCACCTCCGTCACCACAGGGCGTTTCCCCCCTACCCAGACCTGCCTGGGGGCCCCTGGGGCCCGGAGAATCCCCGAGAGCTGATTCAGGAGCTGGGCTGCTCAGtagggtgctggagggaggggtgaacccctcccccacacccagcccctcgTCCCCAGCTCCACCCTATGCCCCTGCCCCGGCCAGTGTGTCCCCTCAGCCCCGCTGTGTTGCCTGCCCAACCCCGGGTGCACCCCAGTGCTGAGCTCAGAGTGGGGGCTCTCCCTGGCCCAAGCAGCGGGGGCTCGGTTGGCTGCACCCCTCCCTTAGGTGActggggagagttttggggggtcCTGTCCGGGCTGACACCCCCGTGTCCCCCCAGACTCCACTATGGCCTATCAGGCGGAGATAACGCAGCCCGGCCGGGTACAGACCAGCTACTCCTATGGCAACTCCAACGCCTGGAGCTCTGGGATGTGTGACTGCTTCGCGGATATGGGCGTGTGTGAGTCAGGGGGCTCCCTGGGGGGCCGGGGTCCCGGGGGGGATGtggggaggctctggggtgggggtgtcgggggggttcccgggagggatgtggggaggctctggggtgggggtgtcggggggggtTTCcagggggggttgtggggaggctctgaggtgggggttTCAGGGGGGTACCCAGGGCGGGATGTGgggaggctctgaggtgggggtgtCAGAGGGGTTCCCAGGGCGGGTTGTGgggaggctctggggtaggggtgTCGGGGGGGTTTccggggggggttgtggggaggctctgaggtgggggtgtCAGAGGGGTTCCCAGGGCGGGTTGTGgggaggctctgaggtgggggtgtcaggggggtccccagggcaggatgtggggaggctctgaggtgggggtgtAGGGGGCGTTCCCAAGGCGGGTTGTGgggaggctctggggtaggggtgCCGGGGGGGTTTCCAGGGCGGGTTGTGgggaggctctgaggtgggggtgtcgggggggttCCCAGGGCGGGTTGTGgggaggctctggggtaggggtgCCGGGGGGGTTTCCAGGGCGGGTTGtggggaggctctggggtgggggtgtcgaGGGGGTTCCCAGGGGGGATGtggggaggctctggggtggaggtgTCAGGGGGGTTCCCGGGAGGGATGtggggaggctctggggtgggggtgtcggggggggtTTCcagggggggttgtggggaggctctgaggtgggggtgtCAGGGGGTCCCCAGGGCAGGATGTGgggaggctctgaggtgggggtgtAGGCGGGGTTCCCAAGGTGGGTTGTGgggaggctctgaggtgggggtgtcgggggggttcccagggcaggttgtggggaggctctgaggtgggggtgtCAGAGGGGTTCCCAGGGCGGGTTGtggggaggctctggggtggggtgtcgGGGGGGTTCCCAGGGCAGGTTGTGGGGAGGCTCAGGGGCGGGGGTCCCAGTTTCGGGTCTGTAACACCGCCCCCCCCGGCAGGTCTCTGCGGTACCTTTGTGCCCTGCATCCTGGCCTGCCAGGTATCCCAGGACTTCGGTGAGTCCTgcttcctgccctgcctgcccggCACCTTGCTGGCCCTGCGCACGGGGGTGCGGGAACGGTACCACATCGAGGTGAGGCTGGGCAGGTCCGGGGGGAGGGACAGTTTCCAGCCAGAGCCCCCGGAGCCCCAGCCAACATCCTCGCCCTGCACGGGGCCTGGCCCATGTGGCCCTTCACGCCctcgcctgccccctccccactcagccaggggcaccgaCCTGCGAGGAGTAAAACCTCCTGCCCAGCCGTCGCTGAACCCAAATTCAGTGTCAGTTCCTCCCAGGTGGGAACCAGCCACGGGGACAAGTCCCGAGGGCGGGGCTGGGTTCTGGGCCGGGGGCGGGCGGGTTCCCAAAGCTGGGATCCTTTTTCCCTCTTGGCGCGCCCAGGGCCATGGCAGGCCCGGGTGGTTGTTGAGGCTGATAACGACGTTGTGCCAACACCACACAGCTGTTCCTGGCCGGTCTGGCCCCGCtaacccccctctccccacagggcAGTATCTGCGACGATTGGCTGGTCATGGTGTGCTGTGGGCCCTGCGGCCTCTGCCAGCTGTCCCGGGAGCTGTCCCACCGGAAATGAGGGGCTGGAGATCCCGGCTCCAGCTAGAGGGGCTCTGAACCATCTCTGCAGCAGGAAGAaaatctgccccttcccctcccagggagGAGAACAGgaacagccggggggggggggagcccctgccccaaaccccCTAAATAAATAACCCCACAAACTCTTTGCAGTAGCCTGTGTTTATTAGTGGGGCCCCAGCACCCGGCATCCTCGGGGAGAGGGGAGAACGAAAAATATTAACTAAACGGGCATATGGAGGAGCGATAACTACAGCATGGGAGGGTCAGGGAAACAGGGGCACACAGCGTGTGGGGGGGTTAAGGGTACAGGTGCGCACACAGCAGGGGGGGTTAAGGGTACaggcacacacacagtgtgtggagGGGTTAAGGGTACAGGCACACACACAGCGTGTGGGGGGTTAAGGGTACAGGTGCGCACACAGCAGGGGGGTTAAGGGTACAGGTGCGCACACAGCAGGGGGGGTTAAGGGTACAGGCGCACACAGCGTGTGGGGGGGTTAAGGGTACAGGCGCACACACAGCGTGTGGGGGGTTAAGGGTACAGGCGCACACAGCGTGTGGGGGGGGTTAAGGGTACAGGCGCACACAGCAGGGGGGTTAAGGGTACAGGTGCGCACACAGCAGGGGGGGTTAAGGGTACAGGCACACACAGCGTGTGGGGGGGTTAAGGGTACAGGCGCACACACAGCGTGTGGGGGGTTAAGGGTACAGGCGCACacacagtgtgtgggggggttaaggGTACAGGCACACACACAGCGTGTGGGAGGGTTAAGGGTACAGGTGCACACACAGCGTGTGGGGGGTTAAGGGTACAGGCACACACAGCAGGGGGGTTAAGGGTACAGGTGCGCACACAGCAGGGGGGGTTAAGGGTACAGGCACACACACGGTGTGTGGAGGGGTTAAGGGTACAGGCACACACACAGCGTGTGGGAGGGTTAAGGGTACAGGCGCACACAGCAGGGGGGTTAAGGGTACAGGTGCGCACACAGCAGGGGGGGTTAAGGGTACAGGCGCACACAGCGTGTGGGGGGGTTAAGGGTACAGGCGCACACACAGCGTGTGGGGGGTTAAGGGTACAGGCGCACACAGCGTGTGGGGGGGGTTAAGGGTACAGGCGCACACAGCAGGGGGGTTAAGGGTACAGGTGCGCACACAGCGTGTGGGGGGGTTAAGGGTACAGGCGCACACACAGCGTGTGGGGGGGTTAAGGGTACAGGCGCGCACACAGCGTGTGGGGGGGTTAAGGGtactgtgatgaactaggaatgttcttaatgttttctctgaatactgtgttcatgcctcagtgtccccatggcagttcttaagtatctgacagagcaaagggccagtgcacctaaatgcctgacactgtctcctggcaactgatggcctgggccccccctctgcaaaggtgccagctgaaggtgttggagacaaagggatcaggtgacctcctggcccgggaaaggggctgagcagaggaggaggggctgggggggttgttagtctggagctggctggggacgagcaGTGAAgtgggcagacgtgggggtctggctcactgccccccagaatggacccagccgaggggtccggttcgctgtatctacaagctctgtgttagaccctgttcctgtcatcgaataaacctctgtgttactggctggctgagagtcacgtctgactgcaaagtgggggtgcaggaccctgtggcttccccaggaccccacctggttgggctcactgtgggaagcgcacggaggggcagaggatgctgaatgctccaaggagagacccaggaggtgaagccgtgtgagcttcttgccctgaacaagtctgctccaagggagaggaggctccccaaagtcctgcctggcttggtggggagcagttccagagcatcgcccggtgactccgtgacaactggtggcagaggtgggatatactgcaccccgtgaatggcgctgcttgcagtaagtgactggggagcagtaaaacaaaggagggataatgaggaccaggcgtgctgaaggctcagagagggacagtTTCAGGGGGtggataacctctgggagtgtgtgaccagtgagaaggactgttggagtaacggggtccccctgagaactgcagcgagcagtctcaggggtggaggagcttgccgctctaccctaggagagagaaggatttttgcagtagcagggttcccctggcgattgcaggagcagtcccaggggcggaggagtctgcagctcgaccctggcaaagaggtggggaccacgagaagggctggcacaagagaggttcttcctggaaaccatgggggagccaagagcacacaggcctgtgagtccagagccacttgggaacagtgaagtgatggcctatcaccatctccttaaggacattgtgatcctgtgcacaaagagagagtTACGCAcggggacgttcaccaaggcacagttaatcgtgcagttggaggagaagcaccgctctgaggagcagattcctgaccccgatggggctacaagaggatctgggagcagctggagcagcagccaagcatccccgggagtctggtccccaaccagacaaGGGTCTTCACGAtcaggttccccatcaggagatcggagacggatgggattggcgcagagagcgagaggaccgtgagagagagcaagagcccgaggaaaagctgcaggagaagcagcagcagtgtggactggtgatggtggagcagagagacatagggggctgcccagggtcagtggggaaacatgcctgcgggggcgagaccctgggacagagaaaactgtggtggtgcagccgcagttgctgaggggctgtgggacctgagtgaaggtccctggggtgaagcccctcgccctgcctatggcccagatccctgtgcagacccaggaggggtcgggctggctggtcattggggttctccaggatatcagtTGGGAGGCCCTGCTGGGGGGTAACTgggtctctttgggacaggatccaggccctgctcctgtaacggagagggtttgaattcaaatccagggaaccaattggctaggatggaaatggtcagtgaaaatgcaaatgacctggctggcagcgggagaggctgctgggctcaggatacctgcctacctgtaaccagccccctgggactgagggggagggacagatgctccccgcccccctgcacaccggagagggggatcacgctggctctgatgctgtgaccagagcagagagctcgctgcctgcccccactgggacagcaaggggggagctgagaccccagctaagtggggggacacccaggcagggcaggtcggctgccaaccaggtttgcctggtccagacgtgctgctggaagtgattacacagcagggagggagctaccagggacagggctcaggggggctgtgaccccaggcccagccagcgagagggagcaggtcccactccctgccccagcagctgaatcccagaccgagctgcagagggatccctccttggagaagctgagggaacttgctggccacagcgctgcaaacccccttggggaaggctgcagggacagagtcctgcaggaggagggattcctgtaccgggaatgggctccccaaggggaagtagaactgggggggatcaggaggcagctggtggtgccccaggaatccacagggttcttcacATTCGAGCCActgtatgggaggagagtgaggggacccctggacctgaaaggagaggattgggaggagaaggggaaagaccccctgggggatctcttccctgaggtgggaggcaATCTCCCCATTAGGTTTTCCCCGTTCACAGTCACTGGGAAAGGAgcccagatcctggagagagagactcatagattctagggtcagaagggaccaatgtgatcatgtagtctgaccccttgcacaaagcaggccacagaaccctacccatccacttctataacaaacccctaacctatgcctgagttattgaagtcttcaaattgtggtttgaggtcag contains the following coding sequences:
- the CNFN gene encoding cornifelin, with translation MAYQAEITQPGRVQTSYSYGNSNAWSSGMCDCFADMGVCLCGTFVPCILACQVSQDFGESCFLPCLPGTLLALRTGVRERYHIEGSICDDWLVMVCCGPCGLCQLSRELSHRK